The following proteins come from a genomic window of Denitromonas sp.:
- a CDS encoding DUF2341 domain-containing protein produces the protein MTMKKLFALVLALALPLSAHAWWNEAWTARRAVVIDTTAETGVALPAASMATVPVRLHSGNFDFLGAKLDGSDLRFMAADDLTPLKFHIERYDSTDELALAWVQVPQLVPQMANQKVFVYFGNVGAAAEQDAAGSYDASTAAVFHFAQGDAPPVDASKHANVVSAPVAIEPAGLLGASARFDGAQAMEIAPSASLALDGARGLTVSMWLRPDDGVTEGTLYQQDGVRLDLAGGTLLLRTPTGEVTGGGVGAGAWHHVAVSVGGGKVVFYVDGDQVAAGEAQLPLLQAPVRIGEGFAGLLDELQISNTVRSGDWVKLAVAAQGPEGRLLRVVEDAGEAADEGGHSYFGVLVDNLTVDAWVVIIILMVMFAIALLVMVAKAQFVAKVDRHNRAFLHRFREAKDDFLSIAHGKTHAHSSLYRLYSAGVHEVNKRVEDGREHLTGASLNAIKASVDAHLVRESHRLNDKMVLLTIAISGGPFLGLLGTVVGVMITFAAIAAAGDVNVNAIAPGIAAALLATVAGLAVAIPALFGYNYLAGRIKNISADMHIFVDEFITRIAEVYDR, from the coding sequence ATGACCATGAAGAAACTGTTTGCCCTTGTCCTCGCCCTGGCGCTGCCGCTGAGTGCACATGCGTGGTGGAACGAAGCGTGGACCGCGCGCCGTGCGGTGGTCATCGACACCACCGCCGAGACCGGCGTGGCGCTGCCGGCGGCGTCGATGGCGACGGTTCCGGTGCGCCTGCACAGCGGCAATTTCGATTTCCTCGGCGCGAAGCTCGACGGCAGCGATCTGCGCTTCATGGCGGCGGACGACCTGACGCCGCTCAAGTTCCATATCGAACGCTATGACAGCACCGACGAGCTGGCGCTGGCCTGGGTGCAGGTGCCGCAGCTGGTGCCGCAGATGGCGAACCAGAAGGTGTTCGTCTATTTCGGCAATGTTGGCGCGGCGGCCGAGCAGGACGCAGCGGGCAGCTACGACGCCAGCACCGCAGCGGTGTTCCACTTTGCGCAGGGTGACGCGCCGCCGGTCGATGCGAGCAAGCATGCCAACGTGGTGTCTGCACCGGTGGCGATCGAGCCCGCCGGGCTGCTCGGTGCCAGCGCACGCTTCGATGGCGCGCAGGCGATGGAGATTGCGCCGTCGGCTTCGCTGGCGCTGGATGGTGCGCGCGGGCTGACCGTGTCGATGTGGCTGCGCCCCGACGATGGGGTGACCGAGGGCACGCTCTACCAGCAGGACGGGGTACGCCTCGATCTGGCCGGCGGCACGCTGTTGCTGCGCACGCCGACCGGCGAGGTGACCGGTGGCGGCGTGGGCGCCGGGGCCTGGCACCACGTGGCGGTGAGCGTGGGCGGCGGCAAGGTGGTGTTCTACGTGGATGGCGACCAGGTGGCGGCGGGCGAGGCACAGCTGCCCTTGCTGCAGGCGCCGGTGCGTATCGGCGAGGGCTTTGCCGGCCTGCTCGACGAACTGCAGATCAGCAACACCGTGCGCAGCGGCGACTGGGTGAAGCTGGCGGTGGCCGCGCAGGGGCCCGAGGGGCGCTTGCTGCGGGTGGTGGAGGACGCTGGCGAGGCGGCCGATGAGGGCGGGCATTCCTACTTTGGCGTGCTGGTCGATAACCTGACGGTCGACGCCTGGGTGGTGATCATCATCCTGATGGTGATGTTTGCGATCGCGCTGTTGGTGATGGTGGCCAAGGCGCAGTTCGTGGCCAAGGTGGATCGCCACAACCGTGCCTTCCTGCACCGCTTCCGCGAGGCGAAGGATGATTTTCTGTCGATTGCGCACGGCAAGACGCATGCGCATTCGTCGCTGTACCGGCTGTATTCGGCGGGGGTGCACGAGGTCAACAAGCGGGTGGAGGATGGCCGCGAGCACCTGACCGGCGCTTCGCTCAATGCCATCAAGGCCTCGGTCGATGCGCACCTGGTGCGCGAATCGCACCGCCTCAACGACAAGATGGTGTTGCTGACCATCGCCATCTCGGGCGGCCCCTTTCTCGGCCTGCTCGGCACGGTGGTGGGGGTGATGATCACCTTTGCGGCGATTGCGGCGGCCGGCGATGTGAACGTCAATGCCATCGCGCCGGGGATCGCCGCGGCGCTGCTGGCGACGGTGGCTGGCCTGGCGGTCGCCATCCCGGCGCTGTTTGGCTACAACTACCTGGCCGGGCGGATCAAGAACATCT